AGAGTTTAGTCAAGTTCCATCTTCAAAACTACCCAGCAATTACTGAGCCATCAGCTTCTCAACGTCTCCTGATGTGGACATCAAAATGCTCCTTGGTACAGTTGGGTTGGTGGTGCAATGTACTCGTCAGACACTCTTGGCTTTGTAAATAGTTGTGCTGACCCTGCTGATAGGGTTTATAGTGGGAATTCTTGCATGGAACTCCCtaggagaaaaaacaacaagATCTTGTAAGTCAATGACAACATTTTATATCTTTATAGCAAGTGAGTCCTTAAAAGCATAAAGGAGCATTGCCATAACATACCCATTTCTATATCTCCTGTTTTTCACCTTCAGCAGACAGTTTGTTCTGGTTCCTTGCTGTTGTCAGACCTTTTTAGTACAAAGGAATGCAAGATACTCACTGTCCAAATAAgctactgttagggtgatggTGAAATAGGAGAACAGAGAGAGCCCAGATACAGGACAGTGTCTCCCAGAGGCCAAACAGATTTCACATTACAATCAACCTTGCAGCCTGAAGGACTGCTTAACATAAATCACTTTTTGCTACCTGAAATACAGCTGCCACCCCCTACAAACaggcttttccttctgccattTGTCCTAAaaattccttttccccttccacaTTCTTGACTCTTCCCACATGGGCTCTGGAGGGTACATAACAAAGCACACAGGGTATTAGCTATCCTATTTCAGTGACTGAACACTCTCTGGTTTTAGGCTAAAACATAATATGATCAGGACTTAAAATCAGTGAATTCTGTTTTCACCTCACTGTGTGAGCTCCACTGATGGCACATACAGTGCTCCtggggtgctcagcaccctcccagggaagagcttctgcctaagagctcatctcaatctcccctctatAAGTTCTCCTACCTAGTGCAATGTACAGGGGAACTTCTGTTGCTGTGTCTTGACTTGGCCTTACACATCTGTGTCATTCTGCATTGCTACACATGCATTATTCAGAGCTATTCTGGTTTACAAGACAATAAACCAAAATTTCTAGTTGCACCTTTAAAAGGTTCCAGTGCACAAATGAAAGCCAGAGCTACACCTGAAGACAAGAAGCAAGCCCTCTGTGATACTTTCAAGGCATGCATAATACAAAAGCATGTTGCAGTGTACCAGCAGTAACTGCAGGATTCACAATCTTACACTTCTCAGATGTTTCCACGTGTTGAAGGTGTATGCTCCTCTTTTACTTTCAGTTTACCAAGTCTCACCACATAGGAAGTTTTTTAGCCACTTCCCTCTTTGGATGGTTGCCTTTGGTCAGGTTGCTTTTTCCTAACTTTCTACAAATACTACTTTAAAAACTTCCACAAAGATGCTCTCTAATACAGCCTGAATTAAAACAAGTCCTAAACATGCAAAAGTGAGAGGAAAAGGCAGGGAGAGATGGACTCTGTCCTTTCTGCCCACCCTGACCTCCTGCCTAACAAAggaagtaataaataaatagggGTAAAATTGACATCACAAGGCAAATGTTTAGGAAACCAATCAATTTTCAAGGCAGAATCCTTCCAGTGCTTATGTACACATCCTGGTTACACATTTAGCATACCTGACACAGGCAGAAGGCTCAGAACAACCCATGTGCACTCACCAGACATTACACACACatcaaaatacttcattttgctACCTGAAAGCATGACTACTACACCTTTAAATGTGCATGCTAAAGAGCAAAGATGTGTACATTTATACCAAATATATACCAAGATCCTTCctgaaagcatttctgctttcagtgaagTACAGTTTAAGGTAAGAAAGGATGCTGTCACATTACCTGGACTATACATTCTCCATCTCCTGGTCATggtcctgctcctcctcctcctcttcctcttctccttcttcctctcctccttctttcTCAGAAGGAGCTTCCCCATCTCTTGCTATTTCTTCTACATGGGCAAGCATGTCAGCCATCAGAGCTTCCTCCAGCCTCTTTCGCACTTGCTGCACCAGTTCCTCTTGTTTCCTACCCCAAATTAATGAATACTGACATCAATCCTCAAAGCTGCCTCTTTACAGGGAAAGGAAGCTTAAATCCCTCATATATGAGGCTGGGCAGACAAGACCATTTTTAATTGTGGCTGAAATCTGCATAACCTAGCAGCTGGCTCGAGACTTCAAATTCCTAGTAGTAATATTAATTGGAAGAAGAAGAAGTCAGCCTACCCTGCTCAGACTGCCAAAAATGAGACTGGAGAAGGGTAAGTTTCCAAccatttcagtcttttcttgTTCCTTGTGACTCACAACCTTATATTTTACAGCTCCTTTTCTGTCAAAGTCATAGTGAAGGGAAGCAGTGATCGACAATCAGTGGCTCACAGGACTCATATTTCATCTCAGCCACAGGAAATCATGAGCAGACAATTTTTCCTGGTCATTCTTGTATAAATCAAGCATTACAATAAAGTCATCCTGTAATTCAAGATTTATCAGTCCAACAGTCAAAAGTCCTATCTTTAAACACTGTTAAGTGGACGCACAGCAGTATGCTCTCAGGTTAGTCTCTTTGCTATATGCAGTCCCCCACTGAGCTTAAAGCTTGATTTGACCATTCCTGATTTAGTGATAGAATTCATTACTGAAAGCAAGCTACACTTAAGTAAACTGCATCCTTATGTGATGCCACTGCAGCAGTTAAGTACTTTTATTTGGTCTTGGGCTGACACGGAGCAAGGTGGAGAGAATCCAATCACAATATTAAGGCTTTCTCTGACTCCTTCTTTGCTTAGAGGTGTCTTAATCAAGATTACTCCAATTGAGACACCTTCTTCAATAAAAGGATACATGCCCAAACAAATCTGAACCTGAAACCTCAGTGGAACTGAGTACGGTCATAATAAAAGCCTATAATTAAATGCCTGTAGGAGTCCATCCTCATGTGACAGTTTTTAACTCCTCTAATAAAGAGGCATTCACATCAATTCAGCAAGCCCCAGTACTCCAGCAGACTTTAAAACTTGTCACTGGAAAAAcactcacaaaaaaaacccaaaaaacccaaacccaaagaaaaagaactgttttACTACAAGAAACCTTATTCCAAGAGAGTTAGGTGGCATTTCTAGTTAATACCTAATATCTTCATCTGTCACCATAAATGCTTTGCAAAGGGGCTGTGAGGTGTTTAGCCAGACTCCAGGATTCTTCTCTACAGCTGCAGACAGCTGTCCAGTGATGGGCATAGTGCTGGTGTGCAGAGCACTAGCTATGGCAGAGAGGAGGGTTTCATCAGTGCATCCAGGTCCAACCCCTGCAAATGGGAGGAAAAGTGATAATCAACCTAGcacaagaaaaagagcagcaaaTCAGGACAATGGGGAGTATTTAAACATTAATGGCAAAGCAGGTACTGTCATTTAGTAAGCTAACACAACACACATCTCAGTCCTAAACACTTCTAACAGCACCTGTACAGCTCTCTCCAAGGCAGTTTAAAccaacagcactgctgagcaCTGGGGAACAAGGTCAACCTCAATACCTTCACATCACCGCTGCCTGGTATCAAAATGCCACCCCTGGAGTGAAGGACAGATGATTACCTTGTAAACCTTTTGGCAGGTCCATTGTTTTCACCAGCTCCTCTGCAATGTCAAAAGCGTTCAGTCCACTTAATTTCTTCTCCCAGAAGAGCTGACATCAAAGAAAACGTTTATTGGCACAAAGCAGAAAGGGAATTGACAACTACACCAAGCAACTGCTTCCTATCAAGAGAGGGAAGAACACTGCTGCAGACAATTCTCTATTGGATTTACTATGGAAGAGGTCTGCCACAGGGAACAAGCCTCACTGCCAGCCCCACAACAACTCTGTCCTGATGTACTGCCTTGAGAGAGACCCTAATGCTAAAATCCCACCAACCTGTCCAAACAACAATCAACCCCAACCACCCAACCCTATTTCATACAGCATCTATCTCACACTTCAGAAAGCTAGGGTTTAAGTCTGCAGAAAAGGCTTCCAATGCAAGATGACAGTAGCATATGGGGTATTTTTAATACCCTGTACTGAAATCACTTCCCTTCTTGGAATGTTACCTTTTAATTCCACTAGAGCTGCAAGAGTTTGAAATGATCATTGATACCTATGACAGCATCTGAACACACTAGTGAAGCTGAGCATCTCATTTCCAAATGTTACAAAGATGGATTCAATACAGCAAAGGATTTGTAGAATCCCTGATGTGAACTCTGCTAGGGCTGTTCTGTCAGCTCCAGGTAATGAGAACGCCTGCCAAAGGCTGCTTTGAACGGGTACATCTCATTTGACCAGTGCCCAAATTCAAAGCCACCCTTGTCATAAGCACACTTTTTACATCCTTTCACTAGATTAAATGAAGCTGAAagatttcctttcattttggtGTATTCACTTGTTTGCAAATACAAAGGATAGCAAGAAAACCACTTTGATTTTGCATTAATTCCAAGTGAATTTATGATCTTATTCATACAGTAGAGTTAGCTACTGTACTAATGATACACATATCTGAGAAAAAGGCCCATGCAGGGGGTACCATCCCTTGCCCTACATCACCCTTTCTTAGTTCTGGAGAAGAAGCTGCTAAATCCCAAGTCTTACCTGCCGGGGCTGGTCCACAGCTTTCTGAGGATCACTCTTCACCTTGTTGCTGGGATGGTTTGTGATCTTTGTGACAGGCTGTTTGAAGATGGAGGCGGTCTGTCTGACAGGCAGGGCTGTGTTCAGATCAGGCTTGCCCTACAAATTTCAAgcaaaatgaagggaaaagcccacaaaaagacaaaaaaaaggatttttaatttgCTAAACTGCTGCTACAGCCATAAAGATgtgcagcaaggaaaaggagagTGCATGGACTTCAAAACTGGCCTGCTCTCAAGCTATATGAGTTCAACTGCTAAAAACGTGTAACTACACTCAAATCTTGCCTCAGACCTATAGAAATTAAAGTTCTCCACTCTTTCACATTCTATTTAACATACCAGCTTCCTCTCTAAAGCTGGTTACAAAGCAGATGTTGattccctttttacaaggaggtataaggaaaagatgaggggtGACGGGCACAAGTTATTCCTAGAGAGATTCCATCTGGgcacaagaggaaaaagcctttcaccattggaataatctccccagggaagctgtAGACTCTCCAACACTGGGCACTGCTAAGAgttggctggacagggtgctgggatgtCTACTCTAGGTCATGCTTGGCCTTGAGGGTTGGTCCAGATGACccttgagatcccttccaacctgggatcCTGTGATTAGTTTATACCTATTGGTTTTATACCTGTTTGGACAGAATTTAGGAGCTTGCACTCTGACAAGCCACTAAGCCAGAAGAGTTTGACAtaatattaagaagaaaaattattaagtGGAATTTAGAAACCCTTTTGTGAATTCAGACCGTTCTAAACCATTCTGCTTCAACCCACTTGTGGATGCCATTGAACAAATCAATACAGCTGAAACCTTGATAGCTTTTTTGCCTTAACAAGACTCAGTTTCCAAACAGAGCCTATAACCATCAAATTTTCACCCTCTGCCTGCATTTTACACTAGTGAAAACATAGGAGCAGTGCTCCTTGCTCCAAGATCTAACATGCAAGTCTTGAATACGGCTGCAGGACACACTTTGTTCTTGAGGACGCAGACACCGCGTCTGCTCAACATATTTATTCATGAGATGTAGAAGAGATGTATTCAGGCCAAATATCATTCTGAACCATCTGTGTGCCAATTCACTTAGAAGCCAGCGACAACCACTTGTACTAGAAGGACTGGGCAGAGTTTGTAGCCTATCAGATGTGTGTGAGCTGCTGGTCTCCGCAGCAAGGCGTGTTCTTTCCCAAGTGGCActccagcacccagcactgtAAATGCTCCAATCACTCCAATGACAATAACTCTTGACTGGTTGCCATATATAGAACATAAGCATTCTGCTGTTTCCCACAGTTCATGTTTAGGTGCACAAACACAAGCTTTTGGGTTCGGAAAAGTTTTTAGTGCACAATGAAGCTACCCAAGAATAACATGACCCAGTGTATGGAGACCGGCACTTCTAGCGGTAGGCTTGGCTAAACCTATTACCATGTGCCAAACACAGACTCTTTCATTTTGCTCTACAAACAGGCCTCGCCATCCTCTCACCTCTTCAGCTTTTTGCCCCCTCCTTAGATCAATTCCAAAGCTGAGATACCAGCATGGCCTGTGACAGCTCTAAGGAGGGCCTCATCCTCTAAGGGTACCTCCTCATCCCTCCTCTCCCAAAACCAAATGGCAGAGCAGATCAGAGCCACTGCTCTGGAGTCAGCTGGAGATCGTGCTGGATCTTCTCCAGAGAAGATCTCACACTccagggaggagaagaaaggtgCCACCCCTCTCTCCAGATCTTCGGTATGGGAGATTTAGCAGTACCACAATATTCTTGCATGGCATCACCCTGGTGTCCTGggtcattttcctcctccttagtagctggtgcagtgctgtgtcttcAGCTTTGgtctgagaacaacactgataacacactgatagttttagctgttgctatgCAATGCTTACTCCGACCAATgacttctcagtc
The DNA window shown above is from Melopsittacus undulatus isolate bMelUnd1 chromosome 19, bMelUnd1.mat.Z, whole genome shotgun sequence and carries:
- the MBD3 gene encoding methyl-CpG-binding domain protein 3; this translates as MERKSAFPLGQASPGRDRTLSHFSPSGKKFRSKPQLARYLGSSMDLGTFDFRTGKMLMNKMNKNRQRMRYDCSNQAKGKPDLNTALPVRQTASIFKQPVTKITNHPSNKVKSDPQKAVDQPRQLFWEKKLSGLNAFDIAEELVKTMDLPKGLQGVGPGCTDETLLSAIASALHTSTMPITGQLSAAVEKNPGVWLNTSQPLCKAFMVTDEDIRKQEELVQQVRKRLEEALMADMLAHVEEIARDGEAPSEKEGGEEEGEEEEEEEEQDHDQEMENV